The following are encoded together in the Methylomonas methanica MC09 genome:
- a CDS encoding VPLPA-CTERM sorting domain-containing protein, with translation MNLKKLSFAIMTCSLCSNLAFAATETENNNSFASRNILAAGVTVVDGEIPASSIVDLNSLTPDYSYQDSLSPNQIVSHSISGHSPSTPFIAAVDNGASGVDTILGAYDHNNALIGSNDDSSPLGDGNPLGDGVGSALGGQVNSDGTINLKVTGFPDDDFAGSHDESGAFDLNVYLGVDAIGDVDYFSFTGLQPGAQMKAQITNADFDTTLGLFDNAGNLISSSDDVDDLNILSSLIATVDSTGAINLAVSGYPDTDFELGSSSEFGQYQLALTAVPVPAAVWLFGSGLLGLVGFGRHTRRA, from the coding sequence ATGAATTTAAAAAAACTAAGTTTTGCAATAATGACATGCTCGCTATGCTCAAACTTGGCGTTTGCAGCCACGGAAACCGAGAATAACAATAGTTTTGCAAGCAGAAATATTTTAGCCGCCGGCGTTACGGTCGTAGATGGGGAAATACCCGCTTCGTCCATAGTCGACTTAAATTCATTAACGCCGGATTATAGTTATCAGGACAGCCTTTCACCCAACCAGATCGTTTCACATTCTATAAGCGGTCATTCGCCGAGCACGCCATTTATTGCCGCCGTCGATAACGGTGCTAGCGGTGTCGACACTATTTTAGGTGCCTATGATCATAACAATGCTCTGATAGGATCAAATGACGACAGTAGTCCCCTGGGTGACGGCAATCCCTTGGGAGACGGTGTCGGCAGTGCATTAGGCGGGCAAGTCAATAGCGATGGGACTATTAATCTTAAGGTAACAGGCTTTCCCGATGACGATTTCGCCGGTTCCCATGACGAATCCGGCGCGTTCGATTTAAACGTCTATCTGGGTGTCGATGCTATTGGCGACGTGGACTACTTTAGCTTTACGGGTTTGCAACCGGGCGCGCAGATGAAGGCCCAAATTACTAACGCCGATTTCGATACCACTCTGGGTTTATTCGATAATGCGGGAAATTTGATTTCATCCAGCGACGACGTTGACGACCTAAATATCCTGTCGTCGCTGATCGCCACCGTTGATAGCACCGGTGCGATAAATTTGGCCGTTAGCGGTTATCCCGACACGGACTTCGAATTAGGTTCGTCCAGCGAATTCGGCCAATATCAACTCGCTTTGACCGCTGTGCCTGTTCCGGCGGCGGTTTGGCTGTTCGGCAGTGGGTTGCTGGGTTTAGTCGGTTTCGGCAGACATACTCGCCGCGCTTAG
- a CDS encoding DUF1016 N-terminal domain-containing protein, with translation MSDQINPVSLIDTPTGYTDWLTELKTRIHSSQQRAGLSVNRELILLYWQIGRDFLERQAQQSWVRR, from the coding sequence ATGAGCGATCAAATCAACCCGGTGTCACTTATCGACACGCCCACCGGCTACACCGACTGGCTAACCGAACTCAAAACCCGCATTCATTCCTCGCAGCAACGCGCGGGATTATCCGTCAACCGTGAATTGATTCTGCTGTATTGGCAAATCGGCCGGGATTTTCTGGAGCGGCAGGCGCAACAGAGCTGGGTGCGAAGGTGA